TACAAAATctatgaagaaaaatcattcaaagtaCTCAACAAATGAAATGACACGATTAGGTATGAATTTTTCTCCAATACGAACCTGTAATGATTTCCACATAACGTAAAGAGCTATGGTATTGCTTCGGTAAAAACAGAACGTGAACCCAGCAACGAATGCTGCTGGTATCGCTATCGCCTGAGTATCTCTGCGCAACGATCGTCTCAACATACAGGAGATGAACTGGAAAACGATTAATTACAATTTAAACcatatttctaattttgaaagtCCAACGTTTACGGTGGTAAATCATACTTACCCTATATAAAAACGAAAATCCTCCTAAGAATACTCCTAAGCTAAAAGTATCCGAACTTTTCAAAGCTCTAAGAAGTAACACAGGCCTTCGAGctatttttctcatttgcaTCAGGGTACGCAAGCTAAGCTGTAATCCATATCCGATAGCAAATACTTTCGTacctccctaaaaaaaaatgaaaacagataTATTACCCTAAAAACACATCTGAGATgattcgtcgattttttttttcatttcaacgattATATCACATTAGGCTTTAGGAAGCCTGAACGAAGATTAACCTACTTGTAGCCAATAATGAACACAGCCATGCGGATGAGAGCAATACTGACATTTGGTAACTGTTTTCAAGTAGTTTTTGAACTCCTTGATACAATGAAAGAATAACGTCAAAGCACTATATAAAGTACCATGTGAAGAGCGTTTTTGCTGAACGCCCCTCGATGTCGAAGGTACCGAAGCAGTTGGACGTTTCGGTTTATCAGATGGGAATTGTCGAGGCGCTGATTCGGTATCTGGTGAATCTGGAGTATAACCTAATTGTTCGTAGGGACCTACGATAAACCTAAAGTAACAAATGAATGATTTTAGAACACACACTTGATGCATTCTACGTTAAAAAGACGAATTTCGTAAGCGTTACCTTATCAACGAATAAATAGAATCGGCGGATTTATACTGACTACGGTAAAGATACAGAAGACATGAGATAGAAGACGTAAAAATCAGTACGTCAGCGAACGCTATCGGTTTGACGACCTTTCTCCAAACCAACATTTGGTATAACGTTTCAGATGCCTGTTAACAAACGAATTGAACGATTACACTACATCATTTGCATACAACGAGTAAAATCGATAGTCGTATTTGCATGAAAATTAATCCATCGAGTAACCTATTTAAATCCATATACTTACGATATTGGTAACGTATAAGCTGAGTAACGATCGTCGAGATGGTCTTTCTACGAGTATGGCGAACCAGCTCGATACAAACGTTGGTAAAAATgcaaacgtgaaaaaattataatatccTAGAACGTGCctgcaaatattgaaaaaatactcgaatatgATCTcgtttcattatttcatttcgaTCTAGGTTTCATTTTTATACCTCATGAAACAAGCGCAGAGTGAGAATCCCACAGCGTGACATCCTATAAAAGCGGTCGATTGCAAAATTCCGTACAATGTGCGTTTGATGTCCTTTTTCGACGGTTTACGTCCTTTCATCAACAAGgccaactgaaaaaaaaaaaagttttaaatgcaattaGTTACTTTTGAAGACGTCGACCAATCGATCCAATTGCTACTCGTTTTAGCTGGTAGAGTATTTTCAATTCGAGCAGCAATTACATGTATAGATAATTCTAAATGTGACAGGTTCAAGGTGACGCTGAGCACAGGTTTCTCATCGTTGAATGAAAACAATGAGTAATTACATAAATTACATGCAAGATACACTAAGCTCAGATGGCAGAACGAACTGTAGTACATCTTTTCTTAATCTGTACCTTTCGCGGTACAAAGTCTCTAcaagttttattatttcaaacGACTGCTGCGAAACatcattttcaactcaaaatggtCGCAAACTTACGGCGTAAACGGTCACATATAAACGAAACGAAGACTGAAGAGCGTGTAATAATAATCCTGCGCTCGCTGTGTAACACGAAGGTGTCCATGGATGCACATATTCTTGACATGATGTAGGTACACGAGATAATAATTTACTACACAGGGCCATtctgttttgataattttaatctgAAAATATACGAGAACGATTAGGCATGGTTACATTTCATGGTGAATGAAATCTTCAACGATCGAGTGAGTGTTGCTTCCATTTTATTCGATACTCGATAGTGATGATCGAATGAAACCGAAGGCTCTTTATTTTGATCATGAGTACGAGTACCCTACATTTATTCAGGTTATACCATATGTGATAAGGAAAGCAACCACTCAAAGTTGTTTCATCGAAGAAAACAGTAATCTAATTCTAAACTAGGCAAAGCTGAACAATGAAAACAATACCTGAATACAAATCCAGCATACTCGAAAATGAGTTCTTCACTTGTCTTCTGTCGCTCTTCTATcgcacatttgaaaaaaaatttccaaaatttaatgcGAACAATGTTTACGTGTAGTACGATGCAGAAACGTTCGATGAAACAGCGAAAGTTAACACCAACACAGCTACTTTACTGTTCTGCGCTCATTTTACACAGGTATTAACAGATTAAAATCTCACCTCCTTGCATTCGTTGATAgcaatacataataataaaaaaattgtatgataattttgtgatttggtTCGTGATTCGTTTCGTGCTAAATAATTTCCTACTTTCTTTTCTCGAAATCAGTGCTATCATATATGAAAATTTATGGTGGTAACATTGTTTTCAAACGAAGACAGAGACAGAAAATAGAATGAAActcgaaatattttcgaattaatgaatgaaaattactcCGTGCGTAAAACAGATGATTATTCCATCAATTCAACTGTCAATTTGTGATAGCAGAACTtcacatattatattttttcaatatgttacGATGTACCTAATATTGCTGAcgtgtaaatttcaacttcaatacATCAAATTATTCGCTCATAATTTACAGCTCAACTCGTACAGTCAAACAGTTGGATTTTATAGCTTTAAATCTCGACCAATATCTACACATTCGGAATTTTCCACACACACACATCAGAGTATCGTTTAAATGAAACATGTACAGAAAATTAGtcactctttttcaaaaacaatttatatttttcaaaatggaatgaCATTTCTGCGAttcatatttacatttttgtttgaataaataaattagaaaaagaaaaaagtcgaaaaatataTACACAAAATTAAATAACAAATCTTCAACAATTGTAGTATTAGAACATGACATAGAAAAACATATATTATAAATACAAATAATGAGctataaaatgcaaaatttcatcgatcATTTGGTAATGCGTTGCACctttatgtagaaaaaaaaaagtagattcGGTATTGTAATAAATGCGAAAAAGCaacaagttttcttttttaactggttttaaaaatgtacacAGAGAAACGGTTTATACAACTCACGAAAAACTTATCGCGTAGACACGGAAAACGGAGAAAAAGTTGCTCAAATTTCACCAACCCATTCGTATACTTTGGATTATTTGAAACACGGCTGAAAACGAACGAAATGTCGATTAGTTATCATAATTTACGAATAATTAAATCAGCACAGAAATGTTCATATAGTActtcaaaatgaacaatattTTCACTGCTTACCAGATCCGCATACGACAAATACGAAAAGACCAAGTAACCAAGGAGGAACCGGATATTTACTTTCGccatttttctgtaaaaataccATCGAAATTAGTGAAAAAAGCTGACACGTAGCATAGGGAACTAAGCAAGTGATGTCTGAAAACATCTTCCGCATTAAGAAATGTAAAATGAGATGAAATACTTACAGTAGATTTGGGTACATTTCCTCTCATCGTGATATTTTTGCTGGCTTTTTCATTTGCAATCCTCATTCGTTGTTTCGGTGccattttaaatgaaaagtaCACTTAAAATTGTATACAGAACCCGAAATATGTGAGAAGCAAACGTTGGCAAAAGATCACACGACGGATAATAATTAAAAGACGACTGTTTTTCACTCACGTCGATATTATCTGCGGATTGAGAAATATGACAAGTTGGCTGATACAAACTACAACACAGCAACTTACTTCTGTCGAGATGTGTTGAATTCACGCTGATTTTGTTCTAGTTGACGATTTGTTGCCGAAAGCTCCGTTATCAAGATGTACGTATAAATGGGTGAATTTACTGTTCTCCACTCCAAGCTGCCTCAGCATTAGCATTCAGCAGTCCCCCTCCCATCAAAGTTCTTCCTAAAGTTCCAACTCAACAACACGCAATCGCGAAAAGTTTTGGGCTTTTGATTAGATTTGTTGATTTCACgttgattctgattctgaacaATTCTGAAGTTTTGTGTCTGTTCATCTGTTGTTG
This region of Planococcus citri chromosome 5, ihPlaCitr1.1, whole genome shotgun sequence genomic DNA includes:
- the LOC135846279 gene encoding transmembrane protein 135-like codes for the protein MALCSKLLSRVPTSCQEYVHPWTPSCYTASAGLLLHALQSSFRLYVTVYALALLMKGRKPSKKDIKRTLYGILQSTAFIGCHAVGFSLCACFMRHVLGYYNFFTFAFLPTFVSSWFAILVERPSRRSLLSLYVTNIASETLYQMLVWRKVVKPIAFADVLIFTSSISCLLYLYRSQYKSADSIYSLIRFIVGPYEQLGYTPDSPDTESAPRQFPSDKPKRPTASVPSTSRGVQQKRSSHGTLYSALTLFFHCIKEFKNYLKTVTKCQYCSHPHGCVHYWLQGGTKVFAIGYGLQLSLRTLMQMRKIARRPVLLLRALKSSDTFSLGVFLGGFSFLYRFISCMLRRSLRRDTQAIAIPAAFVAGFTFCFYRSNTIALYVMWKSLQILYLVGRDNKVVPEVPHASIFFHCLSTAILFQAAIFEPQNLRSSYWNFLHNMSGGRIGAMDRKCLDMYGLDSSKMVEMIKNKHRRS
- the LOC135846283 gene encoding stress-associated endoplasmic reticulum protein 2, encoding MAPKQRMRIANEKASKNITMRGNVPKSTKNGESKYPVPPWLLGLFVFVVCGSAVFQIIQSIRMGW